The following proteins come from a genomic window of Nostoc sp. TCL26-01:
- a CDS encoding DNA topoisomerase (ATP-hydrolyzing) subunit A — protein sequence MAKQLNLLSTGQVITTALHTEMQRSYLEYAMSVIVGRALPDVRDGLKPVHRRILYAMHELGLTPDRPYRKCARVVGDVLGKYHPHGDQAVYDALVRLVQDFSSRYPLLGGHGNFGSVDNDPPAAMRYTETRLAPIGHEGMLTEIGEETVEFIGNFDNSQQEPTVLPAQLPFLLLNGCTGIAVGMATNIPPHNLGELVDGLIALIDQPDLTDEKLLDLIPGPDFPTGGEIVGDTGIREAYITGKGSIVLRGVSTVEEIPGGKGSKKRTAIIVTELPYQVNKAGWIEKVAELVNQGRLQGISDLRDESDREGMRVVIELKRDTNPQEVLQNLYHQTALQTNFGAILLAIVDGQPRQLSLRQLLLEFLNFREQTLNRRYSYELGKAESRLHIVEGLLKALSHVDAVIEILRQSADGSTAKISLCSRLDLSEVQADAILAMPLRRLTSLEQQNLQREFSELSEQIALLQRLLSDRRELLKALKKDLRSLKRKYGDSRRTKLSLDQSIKALEKPRGRGAEEPKTKGAEEFAENIQPLEPAEAAILEFTHRGYLRRLQPGKKLKTENGLPDHDFIIQTNFTDTHKELLVLTSGGKLYPVKVGDIPQTTGRSPRGTPLITLLTSTAQGTQEPVVSRFLLPENLDTQQLILLTKQGRIKRLSLGELTNLTRRGITILKLKDDDELLLTQFTKPGEHLILASSGGRLLKFAINDEQLPIMGRTAMGLQAFRLLKYQQMVGCVSSSQADHLLLVTEEGYGKRLPINQLKSVNRGDLGTQSFKFVNKTDNLAGMVNAIASAEVALVTNKERIVRIPTETIPILSREGKGESIIQLNRDEKVVTVIEVRS from the coding sequence ATGGCAAAACAGTTAAACCTTCTCTCCACGGGACAGGTAATCACCACGGCTCTCCACACCGAGATGCAACGGTCTTACCTGGAATATGCCATGAGTGTGATTGTCGGCAGAGCATTGCCAGATGTGCGGGATGGCTTAAAGCCAGTGCATCGGCGGATATTGTATGCTATGCACGAACTCGGTTTAACACCCGACAGACCATATCGTAAATGCGCTCGTGTGGTAGGGGATGTGTTGGGTAAATACCACCCTCATGGCGATCAAGCTGTTTATGATGCTTTGGTACGACTGGTGCAAGATTTTTCCAGTCGTTATCCTTTGCTGGGAGGACATGGTAACTTTGGCAGCGTTGATAATGACCCACCGGCGGCGATGCGTTATACGGAAACGCGCCTCGCACCGATTGGTCATGAGGGAATGCTGACAGAAATCGGTGAAGAAACAGTAGAGTTTATTGGTAACTTTGATAATTCCCAACAAGAGCCAACAGTATTACCTGCTCAGTTACCGTTTTTGTTGCTCAATGGCTGTACTGGTATTGCTGTGGGGATGGCAACAAATATTCCCCCCCACAATTTAGGGGAACTCGTTGATGGTTTGATTGCGCTGATCGACCAACCAGACTTAACCGATGAGAAGTTACTAGATTTAATCCCAGGGCCAGACTTTCCCACGGGTGGGGAAATAGTTGGTGATACAGGGATTCGAGAAGCCTACATCACAGGTAAAGGTAGTATTGTCTTGCGGGGAGTTTCTACAGTAGAAGAAATTCCTGGTGGCAAAGGCAGCAAAAAACGCACAGCCATTATCGTTACTGAATTGCCATATCAAGTAAATAAAGCTGGCTGGATTGAAAAAGTAGCAGAATTAGTTAATCAAGGTCGCTTACAAGGGATTTCTGATCTGCGGGATGAGAGCGATCGCGAAGGGATGCGAGTAGTCATTGAACTGAAACGCGATACTAATCCCCAAGAAGTTCTCCAAAATTTATATCACCAAACTGCTTTACAAACTAATTTTGGGGCAATTCTTTTAGCGATCGTTGATGGACAACCCCGACAGTTAAGTTTGCGGCAATTGCTCTTGGAGTTTCTCAATTTTCGGGAACAGACACTCAACCGTCGCTACAGTTATGAGTTAGGGAAAGCAGAAAGTAGATTACATATCGTAGAAGGGTTACTCAAAGCCTTATCTCATGTAGACGCAGTGATTGAAATTTTGCGCCAATCAGCTGATGGTAGTACAGCCAAAATTAGCTTGTGTAGCCGACTAGATTTAAGCGAAGTTCAGGCGGATGCGATTTTAGCTATGCCATTACGTCGCCTGACTAGTTTAGAACAACAGAACCTACAGCGAGAATTTAGTGAACTTAGCGAACAAATAGCTTTGTTGCAGAGATTATTAAGCGATCGCCGGGAGTTACTCAAGGCGTTGAAAAAAGATTTGCGATCGCTCAAACGGAAGTATGGCGACTCCCGACGCACAAAGCTTTCATTAGATCAGAGTATCAAAGCGTTAGAAAAACCCAGAGGTAGAGGAGCAGAGGAGCCGAAAACCAAAGGAGCAGAAGAATTTGCAGAAAATATTCAGCCTTTAGAACCTGCGGAAGCAGCAATTTTAGAATTTACCCATCGGGGATACTTACGCCGACTTCAGCCAGGAAAAAAACTCAAGACGGAAAACGGTCTGCCAGATCACGACTTCATCATCCAAACCAATTTCACTGATACCCACAAAGAGTTGTTAGTCCTCACCAGTGGCGGTAAACTCTATCCTGTAAAAGTAGGCGACATTCCCCAAACTACTGGACGTTCACCACGAGGAACACCGTTGATTACCTTGCTGACTAGCACAGCTCAAGGTACACAGGAACCTGTAGTTAGCCGCTTTTTACTCCCAGAAAACTTAGACACACAGCAACTGATTCTTTTAACTAAGCAGGGCAGAATTAAGCGCTTATCTCTCGGTGAATTGACTAACTTAACCCGGCGAGGAATTACGATTTTAAAACTCAAAGATGACGATGAATTGTTGTTGACACAATTCACCAAGCCAGGAGAACACTTGATTTTAGCCAGTTCTGGCGGACGCTTGCTCAAATTCGCCATCAATGATGAACAACTACCTATTATGGGTAGAACAGCTATGGGCTTGCAAGCATTCCGATTGCTCAAATATCAGCAAATGGTTGGCTGTGTCAGTTCATCTCAAGCAGACCATTTATTGCTGGTGACAGAAGAGGGTTATGGAAAACGCTTACCCATCAATCAGTTAAAGTCTGTCAATCGTGGTGATTTAGGTACACAGTCTTTCAAATTTGTCAACAAAACCGACAATTTAGCTGGGATGGTAAATGCGATCGCCTCTGCGGAAGTGGCATTAGTCACGAACAAAGAACGAATAGTCCGCATACCTACAGAAACAATCCCCATCTTGAGTAGAGAAGGCAAAGGCGAAAGCATTATCCAACTCAACCGCGATGAAAAAGTAGTGACTGTAATTGAAGTTCGCTCTTAG
- a CDS encoding response regulator, with amino-acid sequence MKTVLIVEDDLINARVFSKILTKRAGLDVKHTENVEEVIKIAQSGEADLILMDVSLSRSVYQGKSVDGIKITQMLKSDPQTANLPVILVTAHAMEGDRENFLTLSGADGYISKPVVDHQQFVDQILALLP; translated from the coding sequence ATGAAAACAGTTTTGATTGTCGAAGACGATCTGATTAATGCTCGTGTTTTTTCCAAGATTTTGACCAAGCGTGCTGGCTTGGATGTGAAACATACTGAAAATGTAGAAGAAGTCATCAAAATCGCTCAATCAGGAGAAGCAGACCTAATTTTAATGGATGTTTCTCTATCTAGAAGTGTTTACCAAGGTAAATCTGTTGATGGCATCAAGATTACACAAATGTTAAAGTCTGACCCGCAAACAGCAAATTTACCCGTCATTCTTGTCACGGCTCACGCGATGGAAGGCGATCGCGAAAACTTTCTCACCCTCAGTGGTGCGGATGGTTACATCTCCAAGCCTGTTGTAGACCATCAACAGTTTGTTGACCAAATCTTGGCACTGCTTCCTTAA
- a CDS encoding tetratricopeptide repeat protein, which produces MPRNVGLISLLVVCGLWSMPKAAHAQALIPHTVQLDPAKLEKQGLSLAQEAAQLGQFQQYELALPRARLASQLAPGNDKVWFLLGGLQLQTKNYDGAIAALNKARTINPKNADVFFALGSANFQQQKYPAAIEHYQAGLKLKPNNPEGLFDLGNAYYMVGRLPDAIAQYNKAVSLDQKFWPAINNIGLINYEQGKVEEAIKQWQTAVSLDKQAAEPLLALAVALYSKGDRQRALSLGEAALRIDQRYGNLDFLKENLWGDRLLSDTKKFLELPRIQAALEQRENMPARQQVPQ; this is translated from the coding sequence GTGCCTAGAAACGTTGGTTTAATTTCTCTTCTGGTTGTCTGTGGTTTATGGAGTATGCCCAAGGCAGCTCACGCACAGGCACTAATTCCGCATACAGTGCAACTAGATCCAGCAAAGTTGGAGAAGCAGGGGTTGAGTCTGGCACAAGAAGCAGCTCAACTAGGGCAATTTCAGCAGTACGAGTTAGCCTTACCCAGAGCGAGACTGGCTAGTCAGTTGGCTCCAGGGAATGATAAAGTGTGGTTTTTGTTGGGTGGCTTGCAGTTGCAAACCAAAAATTATGATGGAGCGATCGCCGCCTTAAACAAAGCCAGAACTATCAATCCTAAGAATGCTGATGTTTTTTTTGCATTGGGTTCGGCTAATTTTCAACAGCAAAAATATCCAGCAGCCATTGAGCATTACCAAGCAGGGTTAAAATTAAAACCCAACAATCCCGAAGGATTGTTTGATTTAGGCAATGCTTACTATATGGTGGGACGACTGCCAGATGCTATTGCCCAGTACAATAAAGCCGTCTCTTTGGATCAAAAATTCTGGCCAGCGATCAACAACATTGGTTTAATTAACTACGAACAGGGTAAAGTCGAAGAGGCAATTAAACAATGGCAAACAGCCGTAAGCCTTGATAAACAAGCCGCAGAACCATTATTAGCTTTAGCCGTAGCACTGTACTCTAAAGGCGATCGCCAACGAGCGCTCTCCCTGGGAGAAGCTGCACTCCGCATCGATCAACGTTATGGCAATTTAGATTTCCTCAAAGAAAATCTCTGGGGCGATCGCCTACTGTCTGATACCAAAAAATTCCTCGAATTACCCCGTATTCAGGCAGCATTAGAACAGCGAGAAAATATGCCCGCTAGACAACAAGTTCCACAATAG
- a CDS encoding AarF/ABC1/UbiB kinase family protein: MIVKTVPTNTRPIEGELPAKGTQTLIVSPSEIVKPGKSQVYVTTDLEPETLAYDPLEVAAHYQNRPLQVLRRIFTVLVPTLSFVWGLWWDSKRGIVVKNDHRRASQLRELLTQLGPAYIKIGQALSTRPDLVPPVYLEELTKLQDQLPAFPNEIAYQFIQEELGQPPEEVYIELSAKPIAAASLGQVYKGKLKTGEEVAVKVQRPDLRERITIDLYILRKLAGLVQRKVKRVRSDLVGILDELGDRIFEEMDYIHEGQNAERFFELYGHIQDIYVPKIYWEYTNRRVLTMEWINGTKLTQTAEISAQGIDARYLIEVGVQCSLRQLLEHGFFHADPHPGNLLATTDGKLAYLDFGMMSEIKPPQRYGLIEAIVHVVNRDFEGLAQDYVNLEFLSPETDLTPIIPAFGKVFANAQGASVAEFNIKSITDELSALMYEYPFRVPPYYALIIRSLVTLEGIAIYIDPNFKVLSEAYPYVAKRLLTDPAPQLRTSLRDLLFKDGRFRWNRLENLLRNARKNQDYDLNLVVNQGIDFLSSERGDFIRDKLVDEFLNGINALSRNVLHNFTYLLRERVGITAINETPGATVEQQQTLEHIQNILNILRETRGFDPTQLAPQIAQLLFNPGVQRLGQQIANQLVQKATIRLIRELLAAEEVNREIEQPERLSLAARKV, encoded by the coding sequence ATGATTGTTAAGACAGTTCCCACGAATACCCGACCGATTGAGGGCGAACTACCAGCAAAGGGTACACAAACCTTGATTGTTAGCCCATCAGAAATCGTCAAACCAGGAAAATCGCAGGTGTATGTGACAACAGACCTTGAGCCTGAGACATTAGCATACGATCCTCTGGAGGTAGCAGCTCATTATCAAAACAGACCTTTACAAGTTTTACGGCGGATTTTCACAGTTTTAGTCCCGACTCTCTCCTTTGTCTGGGGGTTGTGGTGGGACAGTAAACGGGGAATTGTCGTGAAAAATGACCACCGTAGGGCAAGTCAGTTAAGAGAATTGCTGACGCAGTTGGGGCCGGCTTATATCAAAATTGGGCAAGCTTTATCTACTAGACCGGATCTCGTTCCTCCTGTATACCTGGAAGAACTGACAAAGTTACAAGACCAATTACCAGCTTTTCCTAACGAAATTGCTTATCAGTTCATTCAAGAAGAATTAGGACAGCCACCAGAAGAAGTTTACATCGAACTTTCAGCCAAGCCGATCGCAGCTGCTTCTTTGGGGCAAGTTTACAAAGGTAAGCTGAAAACTGGCGAAGAAGTAGCGGTGAAAGTCCAACGTCCGGACTTGAGAGAACGAATTACGATTGATTTATATATCCTCCGCAAACTGGCAGGTTTGGTACAAAGAAAAGTCAAGCGGGTGCGGAGTGACTTAGTTGGGATTTTAGATGAATTAGGCGATCGCATTTTTGAAGAAATGGATTATATCCACGAAGGTCAAAATGCTGAACGTTTTTTTGAATTATATGGTCATATTCAAGACATATATGTACCGAAAATATACTGGGAATATACCAACCGTCGTGTGCTGACGATGGAATGGATTAACGGCACAAAACTCACCCAGACAGCCGAAATCAGCGCCCAAGGTATAGATGCACGTTATTTAATTGAAGTTGGTGTGCAGTGTTCTTTAAGACAACTTTTAGAACATGGATTTTTCCACGCTGACCCCCATCCAGGCAACTTATTAGCCACAACAGATGGTAAATTAGCCTATCTGGACTTTGGGATGATGAGTGAGATTAAACCACCCCAACGTTATGGTTTAATTGAGGCGATCGTCCATGTCGTTAACCGCGACTTTGAAGGTCTAGCTCAAGACTACGTTAATTTAGAATTTCTCTCCCCAGAAACAGATTTAACCCCCATTATTCCCGCCTTCGGTAAAGTTTTTGCTAATGCTCAAGGCGCAAGCGTAGCTGAATTTAACATAAAAAGCATCACTGATGAACTATCAGCTTTGATGTACGAATATCCCTTCCGTGTTCCACCTTACTACGCTTTAATCATTCGTTCCTTAGTGACTTTAGAAGGTATTGCCATCTATATAGATCCTAACTTCAAAGTGCTGAGTGAAGCCTATCCTTATGTTGCCAAACGCTTATTAACAGACCCCGCACCACAGTTAAGAACATCACTGCGAGACTTGCTATTTAAAGATGGTAGATTTCGGTGGAATCGGCTAGAAAACTTGTTACGTAATGCCCGGAAAAATCAAGACTACGACCTCAATTTAGTAGTAAATCAGGGGATAGATTTTCTATCATCAGAACGTGGTGATTTTATTCGTGACAAATTGGTAGATGAATTTCTCAACGGCATCAATGCCTTAAGTCGAAATGTACTACATAACTTTACCTATTTGTTACGAGAAAGAGTAGGTATTACAGCCATCAACGAAACTCCAGGCGCAACAGTTGAACAACAACAAACCTTAGAGCATATCCAGAACATCCTAAATATTCTCCGCGAAACTCGTGGTTTTGACCCCACACAGCTTGCGCCGCAAATCGCTCAATTGTTATTCAATCCAGGGGTACAACGTTTAGGACAGCAAATTGCTAATCAATTAGTGCAAAAAGCGACAATTCGCTTGATTCGGGAATTATTAGCAGCAGAAGAAGTGAATAGAGAAATAGAACAACCAGAGAGGTTATCTCTAGCAGCAAGGAAAGTGTAA
- the recN gene encoding DNA repair protein RecN: MLLCLRIENFALIDQLELDFGAGLNVLTGETGAGKSIILDAIDAVLGGKVFSRVIRTGTNRAIVEATFAANPAFAAWLTEQEIDLIDDRSIIISREIAATTNNIRSRSRVNGVLVNRQIMTGLRDRLVEITAQGQTVQVGQSSQVRDWLDLYGGDALMQQRQLIATAFNTYQQVHTSLEKRRTSERDRLQQLDLLTYQVQELTTANLSDPQELEQLQQERERLNHVVDLQQMSYKVYQALYQNEDETPAAADLLGDSEATLNDMVEYDSQLQPLLDLIRDAQTALTEVARQINTYGESLEADPQRLEEVEERIRELKQICRKYGPSLTEAIAYYQNIQAELAALNDSEQSIESLEQQEQASFAKLNQACAKLTHLRQKSAAHLESRLIAELKPLAMEKVKFQVEILPAIPTAAGADKITFMFSPNPGEPLQPLTEIASGGEMSRFLLALKACFTQADAVGTLVFDEIDVGVSGRVAQAIAEKLHQLSQHQQVLCVTHQPLVAAMADQHFRVDKQIITQGKGKKSNNGNTEQRTVVRVTSLDDLTTRREELAQLAGGKSASDAIAFAESLLLQAANHRRQGTSN, from the coding sequence ATGTTGCTCTGCCTGCGAATTGAAAACTTTGCTCTGATTGATCAGCTAGAATTAGACTTTGGCGCAGGACTGAATGTGTTAACAGGTGAGACTGGCGCTGGGAAGTCGATTATTCTAGATGCTATTGATGCTGTTTTGGGTGGGAAAGTCTTTAGTCGTGTGATTCGGACGGGGACAAATAGAGCAATCGTAGAAGCAACTTTTGCGGCAAATCCGGCTTTTGCGGCGTGGTTAACTGAACAAGAAATTGATCTCATAGACGATCGCTCGATTATCATCAGCAGAGAAATTGCCGCTACTACAAATAATATCCGCAGTCGATCGCGGGTGAATGGTGTGTTAGTCAATCGTCAAATTATGACAGGATTGCGCGATCGCTTGGTAGAAATTACGGCACAAGGTCAAACAGTCCAAGTGGGACAATCATCTCAAGTACGTGATTGGTTAGATTTATATGGTGGTGACGCATTAATGCAGCAGCGTCAACTCATCGCTACAGCTTTTAATACCTATCAACAGGTGCATACCAGCTTAGAAAAACGCCGCACATCAGAACGAGATAGATTGCAACAACTAGATTTACTGACCTATCAAGTCCAGGAATTAACCACAGCTAATCTTAGTGATCCGCAAGAATTAGAACAATTGCAGCAGGAACGAGAACGCCTCAATCATGTCGTTGACTTGCAGCAAATGAGTTACAAAGTCTATCAAGCCTTGTATCAAAACGAAGATGAAACCCCAGCCGCCGCAGATTTGTTGGGTGATAGTGAAGCCACCTTAAACGACATGGTGGAATATGATAGCCAATTACAACCACTGTTAGATTTAATTAGAGATGCTCAAACAGCCTTAACAGAAGTTGCCAGGCAAATCAATACTTATGGCGAAAGTTTAGAAGCTGATCCCCAACGTTTAGAAGAAGTAGAAGAACGTATCCGGGAATTAAAACAAATCTGTCGCAAGTATGGCCCCAGTTTAACAGAAGCGATCGCCTATTATCAAAACATCCAAGCAGAACTAGCCGCACTCAACGATAGCGAACAATCCATCGAAAGCTTAGAACAGCAAGAACAAGCCAGCTTTGCCAAATTAAATCAAGCCTGTGCAAAACTCACCCATCTCCGCCAAAAAAGCGCAGCTCATCTGGAATCTAGATTGATAGCTGAACTCAAACCACTGGCGATGGAAAAAGTCAAGTTTCAGGTGGAGATTTTGCCAGCTATCCCCACGGCGGCGGGTGCAGACAAAATTACCTTTATGTTTAGTCCTAACCCCGGCGAACCGTTGCAGCCATTGACAGAAATCGCTTCTGGTGGAGAAATGAGTCGGTTTTTATTGGCTCTCAAAGCCTGTTTTACGCAAGCTGATGCCGTGGGAACCCTAGTTTTTGACGAAATCGATGTCGGAGTTTCCGGAAGAGTTGCCCAGGCGATCGCTGAAAAGTTACACCAGTTGAGTCAACACCAGCAAGTGTTATGTGTAACCCACCAGCCTTTGGTAGCGGCGATGGCTGATCAGCATTTCCGTGTAGATAAGCAAATTATTACCCAGGGCAAAGGTAAAAAAAGTAATAATGGCAACACAGAACAGCGTACCGTTGTGCGTGTGACTAGCTTAGATGATTTAACCACTCGCCGGGAAGAACTAGCACAACTAGCTGGTGGCAAATCTGCAAGTGATGCGATCGCTTTTGCCGAATCTTTGTTATTACAAGCCGCTAACCACCGTCGCCAGGGGACTTCCAACTAA
- a CDS encoding SUMF1/EgtB/PvdO family nonheme iron enzyme, which produces MAKVALLIGVSEYEPGLNALPSASQDVEAFQQVLIHPDMGEFAPTDVTVLINPSRQVMERAIYNLFTNRQKDDLVLFYFSGHGVKDENRHLYLSNRETTLENKRLIIPTAVSARYLHDRMNDSKSQRQVIILDCCFSGAFPDGFMPKSDSSVDIETQLGAKGRAILTSSTSLQYSFEQEGSELSIYTRYLVEGIEKGAADLDEDGWISVDELHNYASRKVIETSPAMTPQFYPVKEGYRIKLAKAPIGDPQLKYRQEVNKRANQGKFSIPARRLLNSLRTQLQLTLEIAEAIEAEVLQPYLEFQRKLQEYEEVLDECVKAEYPLNEITLNDLQAYQQHLGLTDENIAPIHQRILPITPPPAPPLQGEGSLTSPFLDIPLPDIPQETAAQPLLQEDESPTPPFPLFETLRERREGGLGGLGQFAFDVVTVNVEGKETNRQKGQAEYFTADLGNGVALDMVSIPGGEFWMGSPDGELKRIKYESPQHKVTVQPFFMGKFPVTQAQWRAVAALPKVSRDLEADPSRFKGANRPVERVSWLDATEFCARLSQKLSQEFRLPSEAEWEYACRAGTTTPFHFGETITTDLANYRGTDWEHNRTVYSGSYGKASKGVLRGETTDVGSFALANTFGLYDMHGLVWEWCLDYWHDNYQDAPTDGSPWLVEGQENDNYYRLLRGGSWNLNPGGCRSAYRDRYSADNRFNGLGFRVVLVSE; this is translated from the coding sequence ATGGCTAAAGTTGCACTGCTGATTGGGGTGAGCGAGTATGAACCAGGTTTAAATGCCCTTCCCTCTGCTTCTCAAGATGTAGAAGCCTTCCAACAAGTTTTAATACATCCTGATATGGGGGAATTTGCACCCACAGATGTGACAGTGCTGATAAATCCCTCACGTCAGGTGATGGAACGGGCTATTTATAATTTGTTTACGAATCGCCAAAAAGATGATTTGGTATTATTTTACTTCTCCGGTCACGGGGTTAAAGATGAAAATCGCCATCTTTATCTGTCTAACCGGGAAACTACCCTGGAAAATAAAAGACTCATCATCCCCACAGCTGTATCTGCTAGGTATCTCCATGACAGGATGAATGATAGCAAATCTCAGCGACAGGTAATCATTTTAGATTGTTGCTTTAGTGGGGCTTTTCCCGATGGGTTTATGCCTAAATCTGATAGTTCTGTAGACATCGAAACTCAACTAGGTGCTAAAGGACGAGCAATTCTCACATCTTCCACTTCCCTACAATATTCTTTTGAGCAGGAAGGCTCGGAACTTTCTATTTACACTCGTTATTTAGTAGAAGGGATTGAAAAAGGTGCAGCAGACTTAGACGAAGATGGCTGGATTTCCGTGGATGAGTTGCATAACTACGCCAGTCGTAAAGTTATCGAAACATCTCCAGCGATGACACCACAGTTTTATCCTGTGAAGGAAGGGTACAGGATCAAATTAGCCAAAGCACCCATTGGTGATCCTCAACTCAAGTATCGTCAGGAAGTAAATAAACGAGCCAACCAAGGTAAATTTTCTATCCCTGCTCGTCGGTTGTTAAATTCTTTACGAACACAGTTACAGCTTACTTTAGAAATTGCCGAAGCAATTGAAGCAGAGGTTTTGCAACCTTATCTAGAATTTCAACGCAAATTGCAAGAGTATGAGGAAGTGCTAGATGAGTGTGTAAAAGCTGAGTATCCCTTAAATGAAATTACCCTGAATGATTTACAAGCTTACCAGCAACATTTAGGACTCACGGATGAGAATATTGCACCCATTCATCAACGTATCCTCCCAATAACCCCTCCCCCAGCCCCTCCCCTGCAAGGAGAGGGGAGCTTAACTTCTCCCTTCCTTGATATACCTCTCCCTGATATACCTCAAGAGACTGCTGCTCAACCCCTATTGCAAGAAGATGAGAGTCCAACTCCCCCCTTCCCTCTCTTCGAGACGCTGCGCGAACGTAGGGAAGGGGGGCTGGGGGGGTTAGGTCAATTTGCATTTGATGTAGTAACTGTCAACGTCGAAGGAAAGGAAACTAACCGTCAAAAAGGACAGGCGGAGTACTTTACTGCTGACTTGGGAAATGGTGTCGCCTTAGATATGGTTTCCATCCCCGGTGGTGAATTTTGGATGGGTTCCCCAGATGGTGAACTAAAGCGAATAAAGTATGAAAGTCCACAGCATAAAGTCACTGTTCAACCCTTCTTCATGGGGAAATTTCCTGTAACTCAAGCCCAATGGCGTGCTGTTGCAGCTTTACCAAAAGTTAGCCGTGACTTGGAAGCTGATCCATCTCGATTCAAAGGCGCAAATCGTCCTGTAGAGAGGGTATCCTGGTTAGATGCAACTGAATTTTGTGCGCGACTTAGCCAAAAACTGAGTCAAGAGTTTCGTTTACCCAGTGAAGCTGAGTGGGAATATGCTTGTCGTGCAGGAACCACTACCCCATTTCACTTTGGTGAGACAATCACTACCGATTTAGCAAATTACCGAGGGACAGATTGGGAGCATAACAGAACTGTATACTCAGGCTCTTATGGTAAAGCTTCCAAAGGGGTTTTGCGTGGGGAAACAACGGATGTAGGCAGTTTTGCTTTAGCTAATACCTTTGGATTATATGATATGCACGGACTGGTTTGGGAATGGTGTCTTGACTACTGGCATGATAATTATCAAGATGCGCCTACTGATGGTAGTCCTTGGTTAGTTGAAGGTCAAGAAAATGATAATTATTATCGACTGCTGCGTGGTGGTTCTTGGAACCTCAACCCTGGAGGCTGTCGCAGTGCGTACCGTGACAGGTATTCAGCCGACAACCGCTTCAACGGTCTCGGTTTTCGCGTCGTTCTAGTGTCCGAGTGA
- a CDS encoding YtxH domain-containing protein, producing MSNNRSGVFIGGVMLGATIGALAGLLAAPRPGRETRKLLRKSADAIPELAEDISTSVQIQADRLSNNALRNWDETLDRLKEAIAAGVDATQRENQVLKRQKPNQDSDPLPQELERS from the coding sequence ATGTCTAATAACCGTTCTGGAGTATTTATTGGCGGTGTGATGCTAGGGGCTACCATTGGTGCTTTAGCAGGGTTGCTTGCAGCTCCACGCCCAGGGCGCGAAACTCGTAAACTTTTGAGAAAATCTGCTGATGCTATCCCAGAATTAGCGGAAGATATTTCCACAAGTGTACAGATTCAAGCAGACCGTCTATCTAACAATGCCTTACGCAATTGGGATGAAACTTTAGATAGATTAAAAGAAGCGATCGCAGCTGGTGTAGATGCTACTCAGCGAGAAAATCAAGTTTTGAAACGGCAAAAACCTAACCAAGACTCAGATCCTCTACCCCAAGAATTAGAACGTTCATAA
- a CDS encoding DUF948 domain-containing protein yields the protein MLEPLFWLGLSILLVAASLTAVLVAAIPALQELARAARSAEKLFDTLSRELPPTLEAIRTTGLEITDLTDDVSEGVKSASQVVQQVDQSIDGAKKQAQNLQVGTRSIFVGVKTAWKTFTRQKPTRRTVERLPPTEQSSLTLRERETAKPENRRPKAEAYSTNDGYNESSNWDNDMDEEEFF from the coding sequence GTGCTTGAACCCCTGTTTTGGTTGGGACTGTCTATTCTCTTAGTCGCTGCCAGCTTAACTGCTGTCTTGGTAGCGGCAATACCCGCTTTGCAGGAGTTAGCACGAGCAGCCCGCAGCGCTGAAAAGTTATTTGATACACTCTCACGCGAGTTACCACCTACCCTAGAAGCTATCCGCACCACTGGGTTAGAAATTACAGATTTGACTGATGATGTCAGCGAAGGTGTCAAAAGTGCCAGTCAAGTCGTCCAACAAGTTGACCAAAGCATAGATGGGGCAAAAAAGCAAGCTCAAAATCTCCAAGTAGGTACACGCAGCATTTTTGTGGGTGTGAAAACTGCTTGGAAAACTTTCACTCGCCAAAAACCCACACGGCGAACAGTCGAACGTCTACCGCCTACAGAACAATCTTCTCTCACGCTACGAGAAAGAGAAACAGCAAAACCAGAAAACCGTCGTCCCAAGGCAGAAGCATACAGTACCAATGATGGTTACAATGAGTCTTCCAACTGGGACAACGATATGGATGAGGAAGAGTTTTTTTAA